AGGGCATGAGTACCTTTTCAACAGAGTATTTACACAGACTGAATCTTCCTCTAAAAGAATATAAGTTCAGAAGAGCTTTAGATATGTGTATCTGGAAACACAAGAGTTCATATTGCAAAGTTTTAGCAACTTGgggattcatttttcattttcatccttgaaaagtaatttaaaacaacaaaaagtcaaTGATTGTACTTACTGTATTCATTATTTTGATGATCACATTATCTTATAACTAAGACAAGCATATCTAGactaaatattcattcatttaaaactatTCAGGCAGTCCCTACTATGCGAAAACCCAGAAACAATCATTATACCTTATTTAAAAGcagtaaaaagtaaagaaagatgaaagatttcctgaaaaatatttatttctttatcagtTTTCTACATGCACCTAAAACTTCCTTATTTCTTAGGCTATAAATAAAGGGGTTTAGCAGGGGAATTATAATCGTGTAGAACAGTGAATACATTTTATCCTGATACTGATCAGGGCCAGACCCAGGACGCACATACATGAAGAAGAGAGTGCCATAGAACaaggaaacagagagaaggtgGGCGCTGCACGTGGAGAAGGCTTTGCTCCTGCTCTTTTCAGACTTCTTTCTCAGGATGGCAAAGAGGACAAAGGTGTAAGAGACCATGATGGTCATAAAAGTAAAAGCTTGTATAAAAGAGGCAGAAATAAAAAGCACTAATGCATTAATAGATGGATCAGTGCAAGAAATTGCAAAAAGTGGCAAGATTTCACAGTAGAAATGATGTATTATATTAGACCTGCAGAAAGATAATCTAAACAATAATCCTATATGTATCATAGGATGCAGAAAACCAATCGCATATGATGCACTTATCAGCCAAGTGCAGAGTTTGTCAGACATCACCACTGGGTAAAGTAAGGGTCTGCATATGGCtgcatagcggtcataggccatcaccaccAGGAGGAAGCATTCTGTGGTGGCACTGGAACCAAAAAAATAGTACTGGGCCATGCACTCAAAGAGAGACATCGTTTGATTCTTGTCTAAGGTGTTGACAAGCATCTTGGGAGTCACGGAAGATGAGGAGCAGGCATCTGCAAAGGCCAAGCTGCCCAGGAAtgagtacatgggggtgtgaagACGGGGGTCCTTCCAGATGAGAAGAATCAGCCCAAGGTTGCCCGCCATAGTGGTGAGGTAGATGACCAGGAGCACCAGGAACAGGGGGACCTGCAGCCCTGGGAGATCTGTGAGTCCTGTGAGAAAAAATTCTATCACCAGGGTCTTGTTCACCTCCATCATATCCACTCAGGTTGGTCATTGCAATggagaagtaaaatgaaaaaaattaatcaaggTTCATGAAAACTTACACTGGATTGCAATTTCGTATTTCTACATTTCAGATGCCCTTTACTGAACAAATATGAAGGTATAGGgtctttcttttcaaaaacacCCTTTAGAGTGttagcgttagttgctcagtcatgtccaactctttgtgaccccatggactgtagcccaccagcttcttctgtccatggaattctccaggcaagaatactgggtgagtagccattcccttctccagggtaccttcctgacccaggggttaaatgcaggtgtcctacattgcaggcagattctttactatctgagctaccagggaaacccctaagaGTATTAAgtatattataaaaaattttgaGGAGGAAGgagttttttaaaggttttaaaaatatgtacatttaCTTAAAGGCTTATGGAGAAAGTGGTTAACACCAATTGACTTAGTCCATAACTTTCACTCAGTAATACCTTAAAACTGAATGTATTCACAGTGAAATGtacaaaattaagaataaaaagtatatagTATGTTTTAGTCTATAATCTCCAAAAAGTGAGAACTGTTGAGGTTCAAgagtgttttcactgtttcttaaAATCTCAGTTGTAACTTTTCTATTGAACCAAAAAATGAGCTATACCTTTGTACTACTGATATGTTTCATCATTTCCTACTAAGACATTAATGGGTGAAGTAGTAATACAGTaagttaaaatttcatttttgctGTGTCCTATCCATTACCATTATGTTGCTTGATTGTGTATTCATAAAAAATTACCCCAAATTCCTAATAGACTCTCTTGGTTATACATGCCTCTAAGTAAAACCAAATTTCAAATAGATTCTTTTCAATTTTACTGAATAAATTCTCATATGTGAGCATAGTCATCCATTCAGtcatcaaacatttatttagttcttcctAGGCTAGAACACTGTTACTCCTAGCTTAGCATTCACAGAAACTTTAACTCAGCATTTTACCAATAAAGCTAAAATAAGCCCTCTTTTAagaagagagagggggaaaagaaGAATCTAAGAGTTAGGGCAATACATGTCAATGTAGACACTTATCATGCAGTTAATCAAGAATGTTTTTAATATGTCAGAAGCATATAATTCCAAAACAATTATAAgaattttccttcccttccttttttgaGATTACAAGTGAAACTGTCCAAATCAGGATAGGATGTAACATTATTAAAGACACCACAGTGAAAAGAATAGCCAGTGTTTTGAATATCTGGAGTCAAATAGTAAAAGCCTATATTTTGTTTAAATCCCAatcaaatgaaaagagaaaatgaaacacaTTAATAGGCAGTGGGTAACATTAGTATAGGTAAGGCAGAAAAGTGCCCCAAATTACACATGTATTAATACATGTTAACTGTATAGTCCTGGGAAGTAAATGCACAGGCTAGATCCTATGCAAACCCCAGGGTAAACCTAAGTCCACATCATCACAATACATTTTATCAACGACAAAGAGTATTATACATTTCTGAACATAAAATGTATTTGGTACACCCACATCCTTGCCTTAGTTAGCTGAAGAAGGGTCTAGCCTTCTAGAAACAGCTGATCTAAGTATATAACCATGCAAGGGAATTCATGTAAGACTTGAATGCACAGTTCCCTGACTTTTATTACATATCCAGTCAGGTGGGAGTCATTCCagcacagatttttatttctataacctAGGCACCAGTTCTTCAGAATGTAACTTAAGATTTCACTAGAAGTCTATGCTAGCCTGAAACATTTTCTGCAAGTGCCTACACCGCACttcaaaaaaagcaaacaatgtaGAAAATTTGAGGAAGATAGGGTTTGTGAATTCAGTTCTACCAAGATAAATATTTGAACAGTAAATTTGTATAGAAGAATTGGGGCATTTTCTACCGGAAGGAAactaaagctttcttttttcttttaaaaggggAGGCTGTACTGAGTAAAACGGTTCTGCAACTTCATAAGGGATGGGGGAAAAAACTTGTTCGGGATTTATATTAGACTTTCAAAAGGGCTGATAGCAGTGGCAGTAGTCATTTATGAGTAAGCGCACTGCTGCATATCACTGAAAGGGGcagattatcttcattttacactcTGCCTAGAATATGATAATGAGGTGTGGCTTGGGGTAGATACAGTGAACTCCTTTCTGCCTGTCTCCAGAGAAATACAATCCAAACGAGGATCAGACAAAGGCAGAGACTCCTCTTAAAAGCTCTCTCTGAATCATCATTGTTGGCAAAACTTCCAAATTTTGGGACAATACAGTAAAGGCTAGAATGAATTCCTCTTTGACAGACATTCATAAATAGATTGGTTCGATAACTCAtcttcttgaaaagaaaaaatgttcacaAAAATGTCACAAAATTTTTGAAGCTGTGAGTCTCAACTCCACCTCTGAATTACTAAACGATTATACCTAAGCCACTTTATGACCTTATTCTAAGATTATCATCTGTGGTGCACTGGATTCTCTAAGGAACATCTGTCCACAGTTTGAGTCTGTGAGTCCTCTTCACTATTTAGGAAGTAGCAGAGAATGTAAGTTAAGCACACAGCCTCGATATGTAATAGCATGAATTCAAATCTTCATTCTACAGGTATATAGCTTGTATCCATAAGGGTTCAGAGGAttgaatattttagtttttttaactgTTTAGGATTTCTCTGTCTTCCATTTGCTagataaatgaaattttttttcagatattgtGACAACTCCTGAGAAACTCTTGGTACTAAAATGATATGCTCTATCACTTTTCATGGGAAGAATAATGACAATACAGCATTCTTACCCAATCCCAATAAGAGGATGCAGAGAtgccataaaatgaaaattttcataaagaactcaaaatgcaaaaacaaaaaatgtcaaaAACAGTTATCTCATATTAATCTTCATTAAGAAATGCAGTTTAGAAGGAAAGGTATTTATATCCTCCCAACTTCAAATCTGTTTGTGAAGATAATATTGAAACTCCCTCAATGCTCCCAAAAGATTCCCTGTAGAATAATCAGTCTACTGGGCATTACAGATTAATCAACATATCATTTTGAACATACTCCTTTgcagttattatttttatatcttctttcatCCTTCTAAAAGCAATTTCAGTTTAATACTTAAAATGGCAACTTAATTGttaaattaacataaaaataaaataggcaggaaagcacaaaggaaaaaaattgctaTAATCTCACTAATCACTGAAAAATACAGTTAGCTTTTGGGGTATTTTTTCTTCTACCTTTAACCAATCATGTAGCACTATtggtatattaacatatatatctattatacatacatttacatataatttatatgatTATGATTCcactatacatatttttaacaaattattttaattgaataatACATCATTTCTATTTTCCTGTGCTCTTAGTTTGAAAAATCTGTGGGTTGCCTCTCTGGCTATATCAATTTTATAAGACTCTATAGTTATAGAGATGAAGCTAATTTGTCCAAATATGTGTGTGATGTTAAGGATTTTCTTTCAACAAGTCTCCAATGGACTTCTTGGGAAATTGTACCGATTTACcctacaaattttgaaattactaATTTCCCAAGCTTTATACGACCACAGAGAAATTTATTATATagttggcccttgaacaacacaggtttgagtGCACCAGTCTGCTTATACTCAGGTTTTTTCCAATGTAAATTCTATAGCACTACACAATCTGCTATTGGCCAAATCCATGGAGGCAGAACCAGGATTACAAAGGGACCGTATTTTCAGAGGGCCAACTAGATGTTAGACCAGATTTTCAAGAAAGCAGAGGGTCATCACTCCTAACCGGCATTATTCAGGGGTCAAGTGTCTATAAATATATAGGTAaacacatattcatatatatgcacaaatacacacattcacataattatgtttatctattaatatatttatatttatgattaAACTTGGTAAGAAATTCCTGACCTTATATATTTGTCAGAAATGTAAAACTCCTGAAAAACATAAACATTTGTTTAATTTATGAAATTTCATCATTTTACCTACATTGGAAGAATTGAAATCTAGTAAAGGTGTTAACGTTACCAAATTAATATATAAGTTATGTGCAATCTCAAAGAAAAATTGGAAGATATTTGATTAGTAAATGCTAATtcatcaggaatcaaaccgatTTTTTACATGTCAAAAGAAttttacaaaaagaataaagaccGGAGATGTTCCCTGCTCAGTATTGCAAAATATCACAAAGTTAACTAACAACTGAAACTATGTTTGATATTATCAAAGTTCACTATGAGTACAAACTCACTAAAATATGATATTTTGCTTCTGCCATGGAAAGAAAGACTATCAAAGATGATTGAAAGCATAGACTTTGTAAAGACAGACTTGGGATCAAAACTGTCTTTGCCTCTAAAACTGTGACCAATAACTTAACTTCTGTAAGCCctgattttctcattttgaaaGAAAGTAAACACTGTGTAATTATAGGATTGTTGATTTGCACTTACAGCATTGTTCCAAGAATCAGATGAGAGGACAAACAAGTCTTAGTGTTGTACTTGACAGGTAGCAAAGACTcatttaatattaactttattTGTGTTGGTTATTctatttattcataaataaaacAGCTAAGCTCTTTTGTTAGAGAAAGGTATTTTGGGTGAGCAGAATTGAGATACTGCTAACTGCCGACAATGATAGTTTAACTGTGTACATCAAACAACTTTTACATCTAGCTCATGCCATCTGCACCTTGGCACAGAAGccagaaaaatcaaaacagtgaTTTTTGTGGAGTAAATGAGACATATcacttgaatgaaaaaaaaaaaaaaaacaactataggATTTACATAGTACACTTATTTatcttactgaagtatagttgactacAGGGTTAAATTAGTTCCAGGTATAAAATGgtgattctatatttttatagattacactGCATTTAATTTATCATTAAATATTGGCTACATTAAACATAGTCTCTGTGCTGTACGGCATCTCCATGTAGCTTATTAATATTATGTatggtagtttgtacctcttaaccccCTACCCCTCTATCGATCCACTGCCCTTCCCTCTCCTGACACCCCCCaggaaccactagtttgttctctacctctgtgagcctacttctgttttgttataattgttaatttgtcttatttattaggctccacatataagtgaaagtacatagtatttgtctttctctgtctgacttatttcacgaAGCATCATACCAaccaggtctatccatgttgtttcaAAAGGCAGATcctcattttttatgactgagtggtaTTCGATTGTGTATGTACGCCGTATTTTCCTTATCGTCTGTTTATCGGCTCTAAGCTTTCTCCCATatctcagctattgtaaataatgctgctatgaacattgtcgttattcagtcgctcagatgtgtcggactctttgccgcACAGTGGACTGCACACactaggcttccccgtccttcatctctcccagagtttgctcaaactcatgtccattgagttgatgatgccatccaaccatctcatcttctgtcgtctccttctcctcctgccttcaatctttcccagcatcagggtcttttccagtgagtcagctcttcacatcaggtggtcaaagtattggagcttcaacttcagcaccagtctttccaatgaatattcaaggtttattccctttaggattgactggtttgatcacctttctgtccaagtgattctcaagtgtcatctccagcaccacagtttgaaagcatcaattctttaatgctcagccttcattatggtccaactctcatatccacgggcttcttttgtggctcagctggtaaagaatccgcctgcaatgtgggagacctggttcaatccctgagttgggaagatcccctggagaagggaaaggctacccattccagtgttctggcctagtgaattccatggactgtatagtccatggggtcacaaagagtcagacacgactgagcaactttcactttcactcatatccatacatgactactggaaa
The genomic region above belongs to Muntiacus reevesi chromosome 21, mMunRee1.1, whole genome shotgun sequence and contains:
- the LOC136152439 gene encoding olfactory receptor 5AC1-like produces the protein MMEVNKTLVIEFFLTGLTDLPGLQVPLFLVLLVIYLTTMAGNLGLILLIWKDPRLHTPMYSFLGSLAFADACSSSSVTPKMLVNTLDKNQTMSLFECMAQYYFFGSSATTECFLLVVMAYDRYAAICRPLLYPVVMSDKLCTWLISASYAIGFLHPMIHIGLLFRLSFCRSNIIHHFYCEILPLFAISCTDPSINALVLFISASFIQAFTFMTIMVSYTFVLFAILRKKSEKSRSKAFSTCSAHLLSVSLFYGTLFFMYVRPGSGPDQYQDKMYSLFYTIIIPLLNPFIYSLRNKEVLGACRKLIKK